CGCTGCAGCTCCACCGTATCGAGACCGCAGCGCACCATGTGCAGCTTCTCCCACAGCCGGCTCGGCACACGCAGCATGGCCTGCGAGCGGCCGTAATGGGAGATGCAGGCCACGAAGTCAGCCGCATCGACCATGTGCGCCAGCAGCTCGCTGGACGGGTACTCGTAGTCGCTTGGTCCGTGCAGCGTCAGGCTCCATGGCAGCTTCAGGTAGGCTGCGGCCAGCAACGAAACCTGCGCGCCCGCATTTGCGAAGTGCGTGTGCACCCGGGTTGCGCCGCGCTCGCGAAGCTCGTCGACCAACAACATGGCTTCCCCGAAATGGAACAGACTCCACACCAGCGCGCGGCTCCCGGGTACCCGATTGCGTACAGCCTGCCGGAGCACTTGCAGATAGCGGTCCGGGTGCCGGAGCAGGGTGCGCCCGTGCGCGGTGGCGAGCTTCTTCAACGAGGTGGGCAGAATCGAGTGCGTGCTTTCGGCTTCGCGCCGGTCCGCATCGGAGACCAGGGCCTCGACGCGCGCGCGCCGAACACTGAAGGTATCCACCTCCAGCCCCTGACTGCGAAGATGGGCGATCTCTCGGCGGATGAAAGTGTGTGATGTCGCCGGATACTGGCTGACCAGGTATGCGATTCTCGGTGCTGGTTCGTTGCGCATGCTCGCTCTTGCTCGCGCCTACCGAATACGGGTGCAGGCGACCGGACTTTACCCCTGACGGGAGCGGAACTCACGCTTGTTGCGCCAAGATCAAGAATCGAGGTTCCGGCGATTGAGCGTATCCGAAACGCGTCGAGCCGGCCGTCGCAACGAGCGCAACGCGGGGTCCTGCTAAAGAAGGCCCCAATCGAGGCCGTTCACCAGTGACGAGCACTCTGAGCGGAGAACATCGTTCCTTACTTCCGCCGAACGTCCGAGTTTTGAGCCGTATCACCAAGAGCTTGAACGACACCAGCGCCACTACGGTGGTGGTCGTGACGTACAATTCGATCTCGACTATCGACAACGCGCTGCGGTCCCTGGAGCAGGATCGGCGCGAGCGAGGGCTCCGCTGCGTGGTCGTCGACAATCGGAGTGGCGACGGCGCGCTTGATCTGGTGCGCGCGCACTACCCCTGGGTGAAGGCCATCGATAGTGGGGGGAATCTCGGGTTTGGACGCGGCTGCAATCTGGGAGCGCGCGGGGCGACCACACCCTATCTGCTTTTTCTGAATCCCGACGCGGCCTTGCATTCCGGCGCCCTGCGCATTCTCGAGCGGTTCATGAAGGAGCACCCTAAGGCCGGCATCTGTGGTCCGGCCATAAGGAACGGAGAGACCTTGCAGCACGCTGGCATGCTGGAGCCACTGGCTTCGGTGCTGCTGCATACGGGTCTCGGTCGTGGGCGCGCTATGCGCACGATCCTCCCCGGTGCGGAGCCTTTCCGAACCAATTGGGTGAGCGGTGCGGCCTTGATGGTACGCACTGAGCTTTTTCGTGACCTGGGTGGCTTCGACCCACGTTTCTTCCTCTACTTTGAGGAAAGCGACCTGTGTGCGAGCGCCAGGGAGGCCGGGGCCGAGATTTGGGCGGTCGGGGAGGCAGTGGCCGAGCATTGCGCAGGCAGCTCCGCACGAGCCACGGGTGCCCCGTTGGCGGCGGGATGCATTGCGGAGCACTATTTTAGCAGCCGCTACTACTACATGCGGAAACACCATGGAATCGTGCGCGCTGTGGCCGTTGAGAGCGCTGAGCCCGTGCTCCTACTGGCGCGCGACCTCCTCGACCTCGCGAGGCGACGGCCGCTCGAGAAGGCGCGCGTGGTGGAGCGTCTCAAGGCGCCGCTCTTTCGATTGCCTGCGAAAGTGGCATGATCCGGAACTTCGTCGCGCGTCAAGTGCGCGCAACGCGATCGGGGCGGCGCATCGGCGCCGCCTGCAGACAGGTATGGGTACGGGCCCGGGAGTTCCTTGCTTGAGCGGGTCGCGCCGGGACGGCGGTGGCGGAACTGGCCCGTGGCGCTTGCCAGGTTCCGGCGCGGACGATACCGCGGGCCCGCTCTGCGGCAAAGGACATGACCCCAGCGGCCTCAGGCAGCTTGCCGGCAACACAGCTAGCTGCGTAGAGCATGCTATCCGACTCAT
The nucleotide sequence above comes from Pseudomonadota bacterium. Encoded proteins:
- a CDS encoding glycosyltransferase family 2 protein, whose translation is MNDTSATTVVVVTYNSISTIDNALRSLEQDRRERGLRCVVVDNRSGDGALDLVRAHYPWVKAIDSGGNLGFGRGCNLGARGATTPYLLFLNPDAALHSGALRILERFMKEHPKAGICGPAIRNGETLQHAGMLEPLASVLLHTGLGRGRAMRTILPGAEPFRTNWVSGAALMVRTELFRDLGGFDPRFFLYFEESDLCASAREAGAEIWAVGEAVAEHCAGSSARATGAPLAAGCIAEHYFSSRYYYMRKHHGIVRAVAVESAEPVLLLARDLLDLARRRPLEKARVVERLKAPLFRLPAKVA